Proteins encoded together in one Entomobacter blattae window:
- the purB gene encoding adenylosuccinate lyase: MIPRYSLPTMSAIWEAKNRYKIWFEIEASACEAMAELGEDIPASSAQIIRQNGEKAMAAFSEADRRRIDDIEAETRHDVIAFLTWLAEKIGPESRFVHLGMTSSDILDTTFSVQLNQAADILLDDLKRLLVALEKRAFEHKHTLTIGRSHGIHAEPLSFGLKLAGYYAEFSRNYQRLQRAQEEIATCAISGAVGTYAHIDPRVEEYVARKLGLQPEPVSTQVIPRDRHAAFFTALAIVASSIERLAVEIRHLQRSEVREAEEYFHPGQKGSSAMPHKRNPVLTENLTGLARLVRSYSLPALENVALWHERDISHSSVERTIGPDATIALDFALNRLAEVIEKLVIYPDRMMANLESLGGVVHSGEVLLALVRVGISREDAYRIIQRNAMKTWERLGQKDWKCFRENLLGDEEVSGRVPENIIDAAMDNAQHLKHIDYSFKKVFGKAG, translated from the coding sequence ATGATACCTCGTTACAGTCTCCCCACCATGTCAGCGATTTGGGAAGCTAAAAATCGGTATAAAATATGGTTTGAGATTGAGGCCAGCGCGTGTGAAGCCATGGCCGAGCTGGGTGAAGATATTCCTGCTTCCTCTGCGCAGATCATTCGCCAAAATGGAGAGAAAGCCATGGCGGCTTTTTCTGAAGCTGATCGACGCAGAATTGATGACATTGAAGCCGAAACCCGCCATGATGTGATTGCTTTTTTAACATGGCTTGCTGAAAAGATTGGCCCTGAGAGTCGATTTGTTCATTTGGGGATGACTTCTTCGGATATTTTGGATACGACCTTTTCTGTTCAGCTCAATCAGGCTGCCGATATTTTATTAGATGATTTAAAACGCCTTCTGGTAGCGTTGGAGAAAAGGGCGTTTGAACATAAACACACTTTAACCATTGGTCGTAGCCATGGAATTCATGCCGAGCCTCTCTCTTTTGGGTTGAAGCTTGCTGGTTATTATGCTGAATTTTCTCGTAACTATCAGCGGCTGCAAAGAGCGCAAGAAGAGATTGCCACATGTGCTATTTCAGGCGCAGTAGGAACATATGCCCATATTGACCCACGGGTGGAAGAATATGTTGCCCGTAAACTGGGCTTACAGCCAGAACCAGTCTCAACGCAGGTTATTCCACGTGATCGGCACGCAGCGTTTTTTACGGCCTTGGCGATTGTTGCAAGCTCAATAGAGCGATTGGCCGTAGAAATACGGCATTTACAGCGCTCGGAAGTGCGCGAGGCTGAGGAATATTTCCATCCTGGGCAAAAAGGCTCTTCAGCCATGCCTCATAAGCGTAATCCTGTTCTAACAGAAAACCTTACTGGTTTAGCCCGTCTGGTACGTTCTTATAGTCTTCCTGCTTTAGAGAATGTTGCGCTTTGGCATGAGCGTGATATCAGTCATTCATCTGTAGAACGTACTATTGGCCCCGATGCGACAATTGCTTTGGATTTTGCCTTAAACCGTTTGGCCGAAGTCATTGAAAAACTGGTTATTTATCCAGATCGGATGATGGCAAACCTGGAAAGCCTAGGGGGTGTTGTGCATTCTGGGGAGGTATTGCTGGCTTTGGTGAGGGTAGGGATATCCCGCGAAGATGCCTATCGTATTATTCAGCGAAACGCCATGAAAACCTGGGAGAGGCTTGGCCAGAAAGACTGGAAGTGCTTTAGGGAGAATCTTTTAGGGGATGAAGAAGTGAGTGGAAGGGTGCCAGAAAATATCATTGATGCGGCGATGGATAACGCCCAGCATCTTAAGCATATCGATTACAGCTTTAAGAAGGTTTTTGGTAAGGCCGGCTAG
- a CDS encoding hydrolase yields MSNYAKMLTPDDCVLTLIDFQPAMYQGVQSHDRATIMANVQILAETAKVFKVPTVLTSVASNTFSGQFMPEITEGVFPGKPMIERTSINSWLDPKFREAIKATGKKRVVIAGLWTCACVSFPTFDMLKEGFEVFVVADACGDTNLEPHDRAMDRMVQAGAVPVTALQFLFELQQDWARTETYPEVMEILKKFTPYGVQVRFSKWALGDHPG; encoded by the coding sequence ATGTCAAATTATGCTAAAATGCTCACTCCAGATGACTGTGTATTAACTCTTATTGATTTTCAGCCTGCAATGTATCAGGGCGTTCAAAGCCATGACCGGGCAACCATCATGGCCAATGTCCAGATCTTGGCAGAGACTGCAAAGGTTTTTAAAGTTCCAACCGTATTAACTAGTGTTGCTTCCAATACATTTTCTGGGCAATTCATGCCTGAAATCACGGAAGGTGTTTTCCCTGGGAAGCCCATGATTGAGCGGACTTCTATTAATTCATGGCTGGATCCCAAGTTCCGTGAAGCCATTAAAGCAACAGGTAAGAAGCGTGTTGTTATTGCCGGGTTGTGGACATGTGCCTGCGTAAGTTTCCCAACGTTTGACATGTTGAAAGAAGGGTTTGAAGTTTTCGTTGTTGCCGATGCTTGTGGGGACACCAACCTTGAACCACATGATAGAGCGATGGACAGAATGGTGCAGGCTGGTGCGGTTCCTGTCACTGCTCTACAGTTCTTGTTTGAACTACAGCAGGATTGGGCCAGAACAGAGACTTACCCAGAAGTTATGGAGATCCTTAAGAAATTTACCCCTTATGGAGTGCAAGTTCGCTTCTCTAAATGGGCTCTTGGTGATCATCCTGGCTAA
- a CDS encoding DUF1427 family protein → MIPYLLSFVIGLGVGGLYALLGVASPAPPIIALLGLLGMVTGETAVKYIRTPHKEITHSVAELCHSKSFMNEDEKNSSPVG, encoded by the coding sequence ATGATTCCATATTTGCTTTCTTTTGTTATTGGTTTGGGAGTAGGTGGTCTGTATGCCCTTTTGGGTGTTGCCTCGCCAGCCCCACCTATCATTGCTCTGTTGGGACTTTTAGGGATGGTTACCGGTGAAACCGCCGTAAAATACATTCGTACGCCTCATAAGGAAATTACGCATTCTGTTGCTGAGTTATGCCATTCTAAAAGTTTTATGAATGAGGATGAAAAAAACTCTTCTCCTGTTGGTTAA
- a CDS encoding amidohydrolase, protein MPAVETPDIILHRGLFTTLDPANPTANAVAIKNGEFIAVGHDKEIMPLAGKNTKIVDLKGHRVLPGIIDNHLHLIRGGLNFNMELRWDGVRSLADGMAMLRQQVAITPPPQWVRIVGGFTENQFVEKRLPTLDEINQVAPDTPVFILHLYDRAILNAAALRACGYDKNTPAPPGGEFEKDAQGNLTGLLLAKPNATILYAALARGPKLPFDYQVNSTRHFMRELNRLGITSAIDAGGGSQNYPEDYQVIKKLSDEKQLTIRIAYNLFTQKPKQEKEDFLNWCQTTTYHDGDSYFRHNGAGEMLVYSAADFEDFRQPRPDMPSNMEGDLEGVIRVLAQNRWPWRLHATYDETISRALDVFEKVNQDIPLEGLNWFFDHAETISDRSIDRIAALGGGIALQHRMAYQGEYFVERYGLGAAEATPPVKKIMDAGVKTSGGSDATRVSSYNPWVGLSWLVTGKTVGGLKIYPNQNCLDRETALRMYTEKSTWFSNEVGKKGQIKVGQYADLIVPNHDYFSCAEDEISHIVSELTMVGGKIVYSEGEFGPLNEVEVPPAMPEWSPVRTYKGYGAWGVEKKDSTAFMRQTAASSCGCESACATHGHDHAAAWASKIPVADLKSFWGALGCSCWAF, encoded by the coding sequence ATGCCTGCTGTAGAGACACCAGATATTATTTTGCATAGAGGGTTATTTACAACCCTTGATCCAGCAAACCCTACGGCGAACGCCGTAGCTATCAAGAATGGAGAATTTATTGCTGTTGGGCATGATAAAGAAATTATGCCCTTGGCTGGAAAAAACACCAAGATTGTCGACCTTAAAGGACACCGTGTCCTTCCTGGCATTATTGACAACCACCTGCACCTTATCCGCGGTGGCCTAAATTTTAATATGGAACTGCGGTGGGATGGTGTAAGGAGCCTAGCAGATGGTATGGCCATGCTTCGCCAGCAGGTAGCTATTACCCCTCCACCACAATGGGTTCGGATTGTAGGCGGTTTTACCGAAAACCAGTTTGTTGAAAAACGCTTGCCCACGTTAGATGAAATTAACCAGGTTGCCCCTGATACCCCTGTTTTTATTCTTCATTTATATGATCGGGCCATTCTGAATGCTGCTGCTTTAAGGGCCTGTGGTTATGATAAAAATACTCCAGCGCCTCCTGGCGGAGAATTTGAAAAAGATGCTCAAGGGAATTTAACGGGTCTTCTCTTGGCCAAGCCGAATGCCACTATTTTATATGCAGCCCTGGCTCGTGGTCCGAAACTGCCGTTTGATTATCAGGTGAATTCGACACGCCATTTTATGCGGGAACTGAATCGTTTAGGAATTACCAGCGCTATTGATGCGGGCGGTGGTTCGCAAAATTACCCTGAAGATTACCAGGTGATCAAAAAATTATCTGATGAAAAACAGCTTACGATACGTATTGCCTATAATTTGTTCACCCAAAAGCCCAAGCAGGAAAAGGAAGATTTTCTGAATTGGTGCCAGACCACCACTTACCATGATGGAGATAGCTATTTCCGCCATAATGGTGCTGGGGAAATGCTGGTCTATTCAGCAGCGGATTTTGAAGATTTCCGCCAGCCTCGCCCTGATATGCCCTCTAATATGGAAGGGGATCTGGAAGGTGTTATTCGTGTTCTGGCCCAAAATAGATGGCCGTGGCGGCTGCATGCGACTTATGATGAGACCATCTCACGGGCTTTGGATGTTTTCGAGAAAGTGAACCAGGATATCCCATTGGAAGGTCTTAATTGGTTTTTTGATCATGCAGAGACCATCTCAGATCGTTCAATTGATCGTATCGCTGCCTTAGGTGGGGGGATCGCCTTGCAACATCGTATGGCTTATCAAGGCGAATATTTTGTTGAGCGCTATGGTTTGGGCGCAGCGGAAGCGACCCCACCGGTGAAGAAAATTATGGACGCAGGTGTTAAAACCTCTGGCGGTTCGGATGCAACGCGGGTTTCTTCTTACAATCCGTGGGTCGGGCTTTCATGGTTGGTGACTGGTAAAACGGTTGGTGGCCTTAAAATTTACCCTAACCAAAACTGTCTTGATCGTGAAACGGCCCTACGCATGTATACGGAAAAGAGTACATGGTTTTCTAACGAAGTGGGGAAAAAGGGGCAAATCAAGGTTGGCCAGTATGCAGACCTTATTGTGCCAAACCATGACTATTTTTCCTGTGCTGAAGACGAGATTAGCCATATCGTTTCAGAATTGACAATGGTTGGCGGTAAAATCGTTTATTCTGAAGGCGAATTTGGCCCGCTGAATGAGGTGGAAGTCCCTCCTGCTATGCCAGAATGGTCTCCTGTTCGTACCTATAAAGGGTATGGTGCCTGGGGTGTAGAGAAAAAAGATTCTACCGCCTTTATGCGCCAGACTGCTGCATCAAGCTGTGGATGTGAAAGTGCCTGTGCAACACATGGCCATGATCACGCTGCGGCATGGGCTAGTAAAATTCCCGTAGCCGACCTCAAGAGCTTCTGGGGAGCCCTGGGATGCTCTTGTTGGGCGTTTTAA
- a CDS encoding glyoxalase, protein MKKRGWFGYTALALMASLSFVGNNSAIARTGDAEPAQQQIIGGPILAVGPQYDTTHVYISPNKRDDFVKSFLGTFGGTSTKTVVATVTPTPSSTTSQLLFTPVGTLSVFGFKTPIPYPFGQERTGYLVTDMDKAIDWAQKNGAYVVVAPFNDPIGRDAVIQWPGGVNMQIYWHFKSPSYKPLHTIPENRIYLTPRAAEAFVKSFVTFSRGRVVSDESAVSGVEIGRPDTTFRRIRLESGFGKVVVLVTEGFLPYPYGHEISGYEVTDFDATIRQAKDHGVKVLAGPYTVQGQKGAILEFPGAYIAEIHTATP, encoded by the coding sequence ATGAAAAAGCGTGGCTGGTTTGGTTATACAGCGCTTGCTCTTATGGCAAGTTTGTCTTTTGTTGGAAATAATAGTGCAATTGCTCGCACGGGTGATGCAGAGCCCGCACAACAGCAAATTATCGGCGGACCAATTTTAGCGGTAGGTCCCCAATATGATACAACGCACGTGTATATTAGCCCTAATAAAAGGGATGATTTTGTAAAAAGCTTTTTAGGGACATTTGGGGGAACCTCCACTAAAACGGTTGTTGCCACAGTAACCCCCACACCAAGCTCAACAACTTCACAGCTATTATTTACTCCAGTTGGTACCCTTTCCGTCTTTGGGTTTAAAACTCCTATTCCTTACCCATTTGGTCAGGAACGGACGGGTTATTTGGTTACGGATATGGATAAGGCTATTGATTGGGCGCAGAAAAATGGGGCGTACGTTGTCGTTGCTCCCTTTAATGACCCAATAGGGCGTGATGCAGTCATCCAATGGCCTGGTGGGGTGAATATGCAGATTTATTGGCATTTCAAGTCTCCTTCCTATAAGCCATTACACACTATTCCAGAAAACCGGATCTATTTAACGCCACGGGCTGCAGAGGCTTTTGTGAAAAGTTTTGTGACCTTTTCCAGAGGGCGCGTTGTTTCAGATGAAAGCGCAGTATCCGGAGTTGAGATTGGCCGCCCCGATACAACTTTTAGGCGGATTCGTTTGGAATCTGGTTTTGGGAAAGTGGTTGTTCTTGTGACAGAAGGCTTTTTGCCTTACCCCTATGGGCATGAAATTTCAGGATATGAAGTAACAGATTTTGATGCCACGATAAGGCAAGCAAAAGATCATGGGGTTAAGGTTCTTGCTGGGCCTTATACGGTACAAGGGCAGAAAGGGGCGATCTTGGAATTCCCTGGCGCTTATATTGCCGAAATCCATACTGCTACGCCCTAA
- a CDS encoding alginate export family protein yields the protein MQGLYKKVGFCFIVGMVVSFSKESFAQGTAEQTERGPYISTLAFDKLDDGKEPWNLNDSLSKTRPKIEANRWTEKWAALYNPSLRTEPLDSLKYISLDESDPYSYISLGMNVRERYENLSSSQFGITPNKHDNYLLHRLLFHFDIRVDRHWQIYTQFEDVRPVEKNTISPVDKNKLDVRMAFVGYQTRLDEDSVLKARVGRQGFAFDLQRFVSLRQGPNVQQAFDAIWGDLELGEWRIIGILSHPVQYQAKRVFDDYSNSRNSFHMFRVERHVLGDASLSAYYARYEQHDTSVYNTPGNERRNIIDAHFAGKKYGVDWDVESMGQFGDITGKNIQAWAAAARLGYTFDVDTSPRIGIQFDSASGSHNPNGHTIGTFNPLYPNGYYFTLAGFTGYSNLVHLKPSFSFNPIKSVSLEFDVGMQWRETRNDAIYTQPNIPLRNTAGKGSHWSGVYEAATLGWSVMPNLSFSVMEAYYQVGDTIRQAGGHNSNYTGAQMDFAW from the coding sequence ATGCAGGGATTATACAAAAAGGTTGGTTTTTGTTTCATTGTTGGTATGGTTGTTTCTTTTTCAAAAGAATCCTTTGCTCAGGGCACTGCCGAACAGACAGAGCGGGGGCCTTATATTTCCACATTGGCTTTTGATAAATTGGACGATGGAAAAGAACCTTGGAACTTGAATGACAGCCTTTCCAAAACTCGACCCAAGATTGAAGCGAACCGGTGGACAGAAAAATGGGCTGCTCTCTATAATCCTTCCTTACGAACTGAGCCACTGGATTCATTAAAATATATTTCTCTCGATGAGTCTGATCCTTATTCTTATATCTCTTTGGGGATGAACGTTCGGGAGCGTTACGAGAACTTAAGCTCTAGTCAATTTGGAATTACGCCCAATAAGCATGATAACTATCTGCTGCACAGGCTACTATTTCATTTTGATATAAGAGTAGATAGGCACTGGCAGATTTACACCCAGTTTGAAGATGTGCGTCCGGTTGAAAAAAACACTATTAGCCCCGTTGATAAAAACAAGTTGGATGTCCGTATGGCCTTTGTGGGCTACCAAACCCGCCTTGATGAGGATTCTGTTTTAAAAGCTCGGGTCGGGCGCCAGGGTTTTGCCTTTGATTTACAAAGATTTGTATCTTTGCGGCAGGGGCCAAACGTTCAGCAGGCGTTTGATGCCATTTGGGGAGATCTGGAGCTGGGGGAGTGGCGTATTATCGGTATTTTAAGCCATCCTGTTCAGTATCAAGCCAAACGAGTATTTGACGACTACTCAAACTCTCGCAACTCTTTTCACATGTTTCGCGTTGAACGGCACGTACTGGGAGATGCCTCTCTTTCTGCCTATTATGCCCGTTATGAACAACACGATACTAGTGTTTACAATACACCAGGCAATGAAAGGCGTAATATTATTGATGCCCACTTTGCGGGCAAAAAATATGGAGTTGATTGGGATGTAGAAAGTATGGGCCAGTTTGGTGATATCACCGGTAAAAATATCCAGGCATGGGCAGCAGCAGCCCGACTAGGCTATACTTTCGATGTCGATACCTCTCCTCGTATTGGTATTCAGTTTGACTCTGCCTCAGGTAGCCATAACCCTAATGGGCATACGATTGGTACTTTTAATCCCCTTTATCCCAATGGGTATTATTTTACTTTGGCAGGGTTTACGGGGTACTCTAACCTTGTTCATCTTAAGCCTTCTTTCTCTTTCAATCCCATCAAGAGTGTCTCTCTTGAATTTGATGTGGGGATGCAGTGGCGTGAAACACGAAATGATGCCATTTATACCCAACCTAATATTCCTTTGCGGAATACAGCTGGAAAAGGAAGCCACTGGAGTGGTGTTTACGAGGCAGCAACTTTGGGCTGGTCGGTCATGCCTAATTTGTCTTTCTCTGTAATGGAAGCCTATTATCAGGTGGGTGATACGATCCGCCAAGCCGGTGGGCATAATAGCAACTATACAGGTGCACAAATGGATTTTGCCTGGTAG
- the purC gene encoding phosphoribosylaminoimidazolesuccinocarboxamide synthase, with protein MVRRRQLYEGKAKILFEGPTPGLLVQYFKDDATAGNGTKKGVIAGKGVLNNRISEYLMTGIEELGIPTHFVKTLNMREQLVKEVEIIPLEVVVRNIAAGSLAKRFGLEEGTRLPRPLLEYYYKNDDLNDPLVSEEHILAFEWATSDELNDIYTYALRINDFLSGVFRGSGVLLVDFKLEFGRHYEEDEKRVILADEISPDNCRLWDMKTSEKLDKDRFRRDLGQVEQAYQEVAKRLGVLPEFGASDGTDTNRSENIS; from the coding sequence ATGGTTCGCAGAAGGCAACTTTATGAAGGCAAAGCGAAAATTCTTTTTGAAGGGCCGACCCCAGGTTTGTTGGTTCAGTATTTTAAGGATGATGCTACGGCAGGGAATGGAACCAAAAAAGGGGTTATAGCTGGAAAAGGGGTTCTAAATAACCGTATTAGTGAATATCTGATGACGGGAATTGAAGAGCTTGGTATTCCCACCCATTTTGTAAAAACCCTGAATATGCGTGAACAACTGGTTAAAGAGGTGGAGATTATCCCGCTTGAAGTTGTGGTGCGTAATATTGCAGCAGGAAGCCTAGCTAAACGTTTTGGACTGGAAGAAGGAACGAGACTGCCCCGCCCCCTTCTTGAATATTATTATAAAAATGATGACCTTAATGATCCCCTGGTGAGTGAGGAGCATATTCTGGCTTTTGAATGGGCCACGTCTGACGAGCTGAACGATATTTATACCTACGCTTTGAGAATTAATGACTTTCTTTCCGGTGTGTTTCGGGGGAGCGGCGTTCTGTTAGTGGATTTTAAGCTCGAATTTGGGCGTCATTACGAAGAGGATGAGAAAAGGGTCATTCTGGCAGATGAAATATCACCCGATAATTGCCGCTTATGGGATATGAAAACCAGCGAGAAGCTTGATAAAGATAGGTTTCGCCGAGATTTAGGCCAGGTTGAGCAGGCTTATCAGGAAGTGGCAAAACGTTTGGGGGTTTTGCCAGAATTTGGTGCCAGCGATGGTACAGATACCAACAGGTCGGAGAATATATCTTGA
- the purS gene encoding phosphoribosylformylglycinamidine synthase subunit PurS, whose translation MKIRVSVMLKDGVLDPQGKAIEHALHVLGFLDVENVRAGRIIELETAAKTQEAALKQGEEMGRNLLANGVIENFSVEVIQ comes from the coding sequence TTGAAGATTCGTGTCTCAGTAATGTTAAAGGATGGCGTGCTTGATCCACAAGGAAAAGCCATAGAACATGCCTTGCATGTGCTTGGGTTTTTAGATGTGGAAAACGTAAGGGCAGGAAGGATCATAGAGCTGGAAACCGCAGCCAAAACACAAGAAGCTGCCTTAAAGCAAGGTGAAGAAATGGGGCGTAATCTTCTTGCCAATGGTGTGATTGAAAATTTTTCAGTTGAGGTGATCCAATGA
- a CDS encoding Rap1a/Tai family immunity protein, with protein sequence MNSLLKFGFTFGLVGSVLLSYTNLAYAQRVSSMQAGRLLQLCTRSSGAQICEAYITGMADSVALTKVFDKNQGDSTAPAGFCIPVSTTGVQMRSAVVAWLKSKKDHLHEPVGGLVYTALHETFPCKGAEAKPAEGNAPSQSGLTESKGHQ encoded by the coding sequence ATGAATTCTCTTCTTAAGTTTGGTTTTACTTTCGGTTTGGTCGGGAGTGTTCTGCTCTCTTATACAAATTTGGCATACGCCCAGCGTGTTTCCTCTATGCAAGCTGGGCGGCTTCTTCAGTTATGTACACGTTCTTCCGGTGCACAGATTTGCGAAGCCTACATTACAGGAATGGCCGATTCTGTGGCCCTTACAAAGGTTTTTGATAAAAATCAGGGCGATAGCACCGCACCAGCTGGCTTTTGTATTCCAGTTTCCACCACAGGTGTGCAAATGCGCAGTGCTGTGGTCGCGTGGTTGAAAAGCAAAAAGGATCATCTTCATGAACCTGTTGGGGGACTTGTCTATACTGCCCTTCACGAGACTTTTCCCTGCAAGGGAGCTGAGGCAAAACCGGCGGAGGGCAATGCTCCTTCACAGAGTGGTTTAACCGAATCTAAGGGTCATCAATGA